From Syntrophorhabdaceae bacterium, a single genomic window includes:
- a CDS encoding flavodoxin family protein: protein MKAIGINGSPRKKWNTATLLENTLQGAASHGAETELVHLYDLNYKGCVSCFACKTRGGRSYGRCAVKDELTPILKKVDEVDIIVLASPIYFGTVTGEMRSCMERLFFPYSTYTDPPGSLFTRSIRTAFIYTLGATEEMAKERGFDKNIAANEMLAKRIFGASETLCAFDTYQFEDYSKVFAPRWDPEEKARSRSQVFPVDCRRAFEMGIRLAQG, encoded by the coding sequence ATGAAAGCGATCGGTATCAACGGAAGTCCGAGAAAAAAATGGAATACAGCAACGCTCCTTGAAAATACCCTTCAGGGTGCCGCTTCGCACGGTGCGGAAACCGAGTTGGTTCACCTTTACGATCTAAACTATAAGGGATGTGTAAGCTGTTTCGCCTGCAAAACCAGGGGCGGGAGAAGTTACGGGAGATGCGCGGTAAAGGACGAACTGACCCCTATTCTCAAGAAAGTCGATGAAGTGGATATAATCGTGCTCGCCTCCCCGATCTATTTCGGAACCGTTACCGGAGAAATGAGGTCATGTATGGAACGCTTGTTCTTTCCATACTCAACCTACACCGATCCTCCTGGGTCCCTGTTCACGAGGAGCATACGCACAGCCTTCATTTACACCCTGGGCGCTACTGAAGAGATGGCCAAAGAGCGTGGTTTTGACAAGAATATTGCAGCTAATGAAATGCTGGCAAAGCGCATCTTCGGCGCTTCAGAGACTTTGTGCGCCTTCGACACCTATCAGTTTGAAGACTACTCAAAGGTTTTTGCGCCGCGTTGGGACCCGGAAGAAAAGGCGAGAAGCAGGTCTCAAGTCTTTCCTGTTGACTGCCGGCGCGCCTTTGAGATGGGAATCAGATTGGCGCAAGGGTAG
- a CDS encoding MBL fold metallo-hydrolase yields the protein MNLKKHEPMRITPHFFQLGTPDFPAYLSLGTKGLLIEGGTGATFSIMVDQIKTLGVDPEKIEYIVLTHTHPDHIGAVPHFQIHWPHIKLLASAIGAKTLKRTELFREFQLVDLGIAQLMKAKSEIESLPDPVEDYAFNVDSIIKEGDRIDLGEGISWTVFETPGHSPCHVSLLEEKEGILALGDSTGFCVPEKGSIWPNYFDSLERYCDSIRKLSTLMARKGALSHNGMINEDVHTHLVRAMKATELYHNAIKERLNKGEHAEEIAMDGARFVDSLTDIQPFKIMYDLCKVLIRNSLQNGKPDHFVI from the coding sequence ATGAATCTGAAAAAACATGAACCGATGAGAATAACACCCCATTTCTTTCAGCTGGGCACGCCCGATTTTCCCGCCTATTTATCCCTGGGCACGAAAGGATTGCTCATCGAAGGCGGCACCGGCGCAACATTCTCCATCATGGTTGACCAGATAAAGACCCTGGGTGTGGACCCGGAAAAGATAGAGTACATCGTGCTCACGCATACACATCCGGACCACATCGGCGCTGTGCCTCATTTTCAAATCCACTGGCCCCACATAAAACTCTTGGCGAGCGCTATAGGCGCGAAGACGCTCAAAAGGACGGAACTCTTCAGAGAGTTTCAATTGGTCGATCTCGGTATAGCGCAGCTCATGAAGGCAAAGTCCGAGATTGAATCGCTGCCCGACCCCGTTGAAGATTATGCGTTCAACGTGGACTCGATCATTAAAGAGGGGGATCGAATTGATCTGGGAGAAGGGATTTCGTGGACGGTGTTCGAGACGCCAGGCCATTCCCCCTGCCACGTCTCGTTACTCGAAGAAAAAGAAGGGATACTCGCGCTTGGCGACAGTACGGGATTTTGCGTGCCTGAAAAAGGATCAATATGGCCGAACTATTTCGATTCTCTTGAAAGATACTGCGACAGTATAAGAAAGCTTTCCACCCTTATGGCCAGAAAGGGGGCCTTGAGCCACAACGGCATGATCAACGAAGATGTGCACACCCATCTTGTAAGGGCTATGAAGGCAACCGAGCTCTACCATAATGCCATTAAGGAGAGGCTGAACAAAGGGGAACATGCCGAAGAGATCGCTATGGACGGGGCCCGGTTCGTTGATAGTCTCACAGACATCCAGCCCTTTAAGATCATGTATGATCTCTGCAAAGTCCTGATCAGGAATTCTTTGCAAAACGGGAAGCCGGACCATTTTGTCATATAG
- the lspA gene encoding signal peptidase II has translation MRKYALFALVASIFSLDRLTKALVVKNLAVFDSVRVTSFLSIVHSRNLGGVFGFLNQHQYAKYIFTFLPLAIVAIIIYFIVTSPVFVRAFSLALILAGALGNIYDRIVFGNVIDFLDFYYGTYHWYAFNVADVSICCGIGLWLYVELFGSKRETDS, from the coding sequence ATGCGCAAATACGCTCTCTTCGCTCTCGTAGCCTCAATCTTTTCCCTCGATAGACTCACCAAAGCGCTCGTCGTTAAGAACCTCGCGGTGTTCGACAGCGTGCGCGTTACATCCTTCTTGTCCATTGTCCATTCGAGAAACTTAGGAGGGGTATTTGGATTTCTCAATCAGCACCAATATGCCAAGTACATCTTTACCTTTCTCCCGCTCGCCATCGTTGCGATCATCATCTATTTCATCGTGACTTCCCCGGTTTTTGTGAGAGCGTTTTCCCTCGCGCTTATCCTCGCCGGGGCTTTAGGGAACATCTATGACAGGATTGTCTTCGGCAACGTGATCGATTTTCTCGATTTCTACTACGGGACGTACCACTGGTATGCTTTTAATGTTGCCGATGTCTCCATCTGTTGCGGCATCGGTCTATGGCTCTATGTGGAACTCTTCGGCTCAAAGCGAGAGACGGATTCTTGA
- a CDS encoding DUF748 domain-containing protein → MTTTAKKKLKILLIVAIAVVVVLGCSLALLVKYANKIVKAELEATLGKTFSIERIDLAWGHVEAVGIKLKNAAGKEVVKVGSLSVSADFMGLLKKQYIISDITVKDPYVFVEIDNKGNIVSPVLPVQPKEKPEQGKKTEQPMPPVTVKKVEIVNGSVDYLDRKTPVTPVLTKLRNIDFVIKDISMPFADTFSTYSLSAAVPGNLSTGAIKSSGRIRLKNKDMDLKADVKKLDITNFKPYYQKQSPVNVTKGLLDLDINVKVASEKIHAPGTAVLKDLDFASGSGKSDKFMGVPLSLVVAFLKKSNNEIPIEFVVEGDLNNPKFNLADHFVQKLSLAMAEKLGLSIKEIPESVLGLGAKGAEKLGSGAKSVGEGLKKLFGK, encoded by the coding sequence ATGACGACTACAGCAAAGAAAAAACTCAAGATTCTTCTTATCGTGGCCATCGCCGTTGTTGTGGTTCTTGGATGCTCCCTGGCGTTACTCGTCAAATACGCCAACAAGATCGTCAAAGCCGAACTCGAGGCGACTCTGGGGAAGACCTTTTCCATAGAACGGATCGACCTCGCATGGGGTCATGTAGAGGCGGTCGGCATCAAGCTTAAGAACGCAGCCGGCAAAGAAGTTGTGAAGGTCGGCAGCCTGTCCGTGAGCGCCGATTTTATGGGATTATTAAAAAAACAGTATATCATTTCGGATATTACCGTGAAAGACCCCTATGTGTTCGTGGAGATCGACAATAAAGGCAATATTGTGAGTCCCGTTTTACCCGTCCAGCCCAAAGAGAAGCCTGAACAGGGAAAAAAGACGGAACAGCCCATGCCGCCTGTTACAGTGAAGAAGGTTGAGATTGTGAATGGGTCGGTCGATTATCTTGACAGGAAGACGCCGGTTACGCCGGTCCTTACGAAATTGCGCAATATAGACTTTGTGATAAAAGATATCTCCATGCCTTTTGCAGACACCTTTTCCACCTATTCCTTGAGCGCCGCCGTGCCGGGAAACCTGAGCACGGGTGCGATCAAAAGCAGTGGCAGGATAAGATTGAAGAACAAGGATATGGACCTCAAGGCCGACGTGAAAAAACTTGATATAACGAACTTCAAACCATACTACCAGAAGCAGAGCCCGGTTAATGTGACCAAAGGGTTACTCGATCTCGACATCAACGTGAAGGTTGCATCGGAAAAGATACACGCCCCTGGCACCGCAGTTCTAAAGGACCTCGATTTCGCGAGTGGCTCGGGGAAGAGTGACAAATTCATGGGCGTGCCCCTCTCCCTCGTCGTTGCATTCCTCAAGAAGAGTAATAACGAAATCCCGATTGAGTTCGTGGTGGAAGGCGACCTCAACAACCCTAAGTTCAATCTTGCGGACCATTTTGTCCAAAAATTATCTCTGGCCATGGCGGAAAAACTCGGCCTGTCCATCAAGGAAATACCCGAGTCAGTGCTCGGGCTCGGGGCCAAAGGTGCCGAAAAGCTCGGCTCTGGCGCGAAAAGCGTGGGGGAAGGCCTCAAAAAACTGTTCGGCAAGTGA
- a CDS encoding DUF3313 domain-containing protein produces the protein MKIIKAVLAVMTGFGLVASGAFAGGQEFSGFLTGYYQDLKPEPGGGHRMHWLKPGTVLVKYDKVMVDPIVFSSTDRSDYEAIDPEQMNELLDNFRKTIVTALRDQYTVVADPGDGVARIRIALTGIEPSNPAISAFTSITPTGFVLSLIKRGATGSWVGSGSTKLEAKVLDSVTDEVILAAADKSTASFRERFSQWGSAHNAFKSWAQWTVKLLAGVRETKGPVLALRP, from the coding sequence ATGAAAATCATCAAGGCGGTTTTGGCGGTAATGACCGGCTTTGGCCTTGTGGCATCCGGCGCATTTGCGGGCGGACAGGAATTCTCAGGTTTTCTTACAGGATATTACCAGGATCTCAAACCGGAACCGGGAGGCGGGCACAGGATGCATTGGTTGAAACCGGGGACGGTGCTTGTGAAATACGACAAAGTCATGGTGGACCCTATAGTTTTCTCGTCTACAGACCGTTCGGACTATGAGGCTATTGATCCGGAGCAGATGAATGAACTGCTGGACAACTTTCGCAAAACAATAGTGACGGCCTTGAGAGACCAGTACACGGTAGTGGCTGACCCTGGTGACGGCGTGGCCCGCATCCGCATAGCCCTCACCGGTATTGAGCCGAGTAACCCCGCGATAAGCGCCTTTACATCAATTACTCCGACGGGGTTCGTGCTAAGCCTCATTAAAAGGGGCGCCACTGGTTCCTGGGTTGGATCGGGTTCAACGAAACTCGAGGCAAAGGTTCTTGACTCTGTGACCGACGAAGTAATCCTTGCAGCGGCGGACAAGAGTACCGCCTCGTTCCGAGAAAGGTTTTCCCAGTGGGGGTCAGCCCATAACGCATTCAAATCCTGGGCGCAGTGGACGGTCAAGCTCCTGGCCGGCGTGCGAGAGACGAAGGGTCCCGTCCTGGCGTTAAGACCGTAA
- the ileS gene encoding isoleucine--tRNA ligase, translating to MDYKDTLNLPKTPFPMKGNLPVKEKEILKYWDDIKLYEKLTEAKKASPTFILHDGPPYANGNIHLGTALNKILKDIIVKSQFMSGRRADYVPGWDCHGLPIEHQIEKETKQKKIVLSKVETRHRCREYAAHYIDVQRSEFKRLGVIGDWGHPYITMDYDYQATIIGEIEKFFERDEVYRKKKPVYWCVNCMTALAEAEIEYDTKKSNSIYVKFPYTGEKKGPFTGYPDKPLYMLIWTTTPWTLPANLAIAINPDFAYVAIETDTEVFIALKDLVEDITKRAGIKNYRVLGDVPTDFLRTLTFRHPFIDRQSVVVYADYVAADTGTGAVHIAPGHGEEDYETGLEYGLDVYSPVDEKGQFIESVEFFKGMNVFDANVHVIKKLSELGHLLHTEEIEHSYPHCWRCKKPVIFRATEQWFISLDAKGLRQRALDEIDRVKWIPTWGRDRIYNMLQVRPDWCISRQRTWGIPITVFYCEKCREVYWSRESFAKVIDAVREHGADIWFEKEASFFVPPGATCGHCGGDRFVKEEDILDVWFDSGVSWAAVCKKRGELKYPADLYLEGSDQHRGWFHSSLLTSVGNEGKAPYYAVLTHGFVVDGSGRKMSKSLGNVIAPEEIIEKLGAEILRLWTTYEDYRDDIKISKDIINRLVETYRRIRNTLRFLHANINGDFDPTRDSVSFDRLSSLDKWLLSRLQRLIERVTEGYRNYTFHLIYHSIQNFCTVDLSALYLDIVKDRIYVEKKDSLKRRASQTVIHETLITLLKLIAPILSATAEEMWSHLKGQVEEESVLLASFPAAKKEQIDARLEEYWDAIWAIREFANKKIEEQRAAKTIGHSLDTKITIEAPEKEYSLLEQLGEDLKDVFIVSQIAIARGGELNVVVEKAQGEKCERCWQYATDVSKEGTFPNVCRRCANTLSSLS from the coding sequence ATGGACTACAAAGACACCCTGAATCTTCCCAAGACACCCTTTCCCATGAAGGGGAATCTGCCTGTCAAAGAAAAGGAGATACTCAAGTACTGGGATGACATAAAGCTCTATGAGAAGCTCACGGAAGCAAAAAAGGCGAGCCCTACGTTCATCCTTCATGACGGACCGCCTTACGCCAACGGCAACATCCATCTCGGGACCGCGCTCAACAAAATACTGAAAGACATCATCGTTAAATCGCAATTCATGTCGGGTCGCCGCGCCGATTATGTCCCGGGTTGGGATTGTCACGGACTACCCATCGAACATCAGATCGAGAAAGAAACCAAACAGAAAAAGATCGTCTTAAGCAAAGTTGAGACCCGTCACCGCTGTCGCGAATACGCGGCGCATTACATCGACGTTCAGCGCTCGGAGTTCAAAAGACTCGGCGTGATCGGAGACTGGGGCCATCCCTATATCACGATGGACTACGACTATCAGGCCACGATCATCGGAGAGATCGAGAAGTTCTTCGAGAGAGACGAGGTATACCGGAAAAAGAAACCCGTGTACTGGTGCGTCAACTGTATGACGGCACTTGCCGAAGCCGAGATCGAGTATGATACAAAGAAATCGAACTCGATCTATGTGAAATTCCCCTACACAGGCGAAAAGAAGGGGCCGTTCACGGGCTATCCCGATAAGCCTCTGTATATGCTCATCTGGACCACGACCCCCTGGACCCTGCCGGCGAACCTTGCCATAGCGATCAATCCAGACTTTGCTTACGTCGCAATTGAGACGGACACAGAGGTCTTTATCGCCCTCAAAGACCTGGTGGAGGACATCACGAAGCGGGCCGGGATCAAGAATTACCGTGTCCTGGGGGATGTGCCCACCGATTTTCTCAGGACACTCACCTTCAGACACCCCTTTATCGACAGGCAGTCCGTTGTTGTTTACGCCGACTACGTGGCCGCTGACACGGGCACGGGCGCTGTGCATATCGCCCCGGGTCACGGAGAAGAAGACTACGAAACAGGATTGGAATACGGGCTCGACGTCTATTCTCCGGTCGACGAAAAGGGTCAGTTCATAGAGAGTGTCGAGTTTTTCAAGGGTATGAACGTCTTCGACGCCAACGTCCATGTGATCAAAAAGCTCTCCGAGCTCGGCCATTTGCTGCATACGGAAGAAATCGAACACTCCTATCCTCACTGCTGGCGCTGCAAAAAACCGGTCATTTTCAGGGCCACGGAACAATGGTTCATCTCGCTCGATGCCAAGGGATTGCGCCAGAGGGCCCTTGATGAAATCGACAGGGTCAAATGGATCCCCACATGGGGAAGAGACAGGATCTACAACATGCTGCAGGTTCGCCCGGACTGGTGCATATCGAGACAGCGCACCTGGGGCATACCGATTACGGTTTTCTACTGTGAAAAGTGCAGGGAGGTCTACTGGAGCAGGGAGTCATTTGCAAAAGTGATCGATGCGGTAAGGGAACACGGCGCAGATATCTGGTTTGAGAAAGAGGCCTCGTTCTTTGTCCCGCCGGGCGCAACATGCGGACACTGCGGCGGCGACAGGTTCGTGAAGGAGGAAGATATCCTCGACGTCTGGTTCGATTCAGGCGTGAGCTGGGCTGCGGTCTGTAAGAAAAGAGGGGAACTCAAATACCCGGCGGATCTCTATCTGGAAGGAAGCGATCAGCACCGGGGATGGTTCCACAGCTCACTTCTCACCTCCGTGGGCAACGAGGGCAAGGCGCCCTATTATGCGGTGCTCACGCATGGGTTCGTGGTTGACGGTTCCGGCAGGAAGATGTCCAAGTCGCTCGGTAACGTGATCGCCCCCGAGGAGATCATCGAGAAGCTTGGCGCCGAGATACTGCGGCTCTGGACCACCTATGAGGACTATCGTGACGACATTAAGATATCCAAAGATATCATCAATAGACTCGTCGAAACCTACAGGAGAATCAGAAACACCCTGCGTTTTCTCCATGCAAACATCAACGGCGATTTTGATCCTACGCGGGACTCGGTTTCTTTTGACAGGCTCTCGTCGCTTGATAAATGGCTCCTGTCAAGGCTTCAGAGGCTTATCGAACGGGTAACCGAAGGCTACAGGAACTATACGTTCCACCTCATCTATCACAGTATCCAGAACTTCTGTACCGTGGATTTGAGCGCCCTCTACTTGGACATCGTGAAAGACAGGATCTATGTAGAAAAGAAGGATTCCCTGAAACGAAGGGCGTCTCAGACCGTAATCCACGAGACCCTGATTACCCTTCTAAAACTCATCGCGCCCATACTATCGGCAACCGCCGAAGAGATGTGGTCGCATCTTAAGGGCCAGGTCGAAGAAGAGAGCGTGCTGCTTGCCTCGTTCCCAGCGGCAAAAAAAGAACAGATTGATGCCCGACTGGAAGAGTACTGGGATGCAATTTGGGCCATCCGGGAATTTGCCAACAAAAAGATCGAGGAACAAAGGGCGGCTAAAACCATCGGCCACTCACTCGACACGAAGATTACTATCGAAGCCCCTGAAAAAGAATACAGTCTCCTCGAACAGTTGGGAGAGGACTTAAAAGACGTCTTTATCGTATCCCAGATCGCCATTGCCAGAGGCGGTGAACTGAACGTTGTCGTGGAAAAGGCGCAGGGCGAGAAGTGTGAACGCTGCTGGCAGTACGCGACGGACGTAAGCAAGGAGGGCACGTTCCCGAACGTGTGCAGGCGATGCGCAAATACGCTCTCTTCGCTCTCGTAG
- a CDS encoding MTH1187 family thiamine-binding protein: MSVIFEFAMFPTDKEESVSPYVARILEAIDERGVTYQLTPMGTIVETETFEEALSIIDLAYRQLEGDCRRIYSTLKFDIRKGEVGRLKQKVDSVEKKVGKKLRT; encoded by the coding sequence ATGTCAGTTATATTCGAATTTGCCATGTTTCCGACAGACAAAGAAGAAAGCGTAAGCCCGTATGTGGCGAGGATCCTCGAGGCTATCGACGAGCGTGGGGTGACCTACCAGCTCACCCCCATGGGGACGATTGTGGAGACAGAGACCTTCGAAGAAGCCCTCTCGATCATAGACCTGGCATACCGACAACTGGAGGGCGATTGCAGAAGAATCTATTCCACACTCAAATTCGATATCCGTAAAGGGGAAGTTGGCAGACTTAAACAGAAGGTCGATTCCGTTGAAAAGAAGGTGGGGAAGAAACTGCGCACGTAA
- a CDS encoding methyltransferase domain-containing protein — translation MKDGGTGHSVDKSARRLDKYRAVHGKTDPDYHYKGLAIYALTGLHEHVTEQILLYFQPGDSILELGAGSGAMSLRLIELGFQVTAVDILAESFDRHGTIPFKAIDLNGSFSQEFTAHFDGIVAVEIVEHLENPWNFLRECRNLLSPGGRLLMTTPNVDNPVSKALFVRQGSFMWFNDYNYETDGHITPITQWQLYKIISEHGMKVVSITSFGDPYVSAKKEWKKLYILAKGIEKLYNKKNALLGEILVLVLSV, via the coding sequence ATGAAAGATGGCGGGACAGGTCATAGCGTGGACAAAAGCGCCCGACGGCTCGACAAATACCGGGCCGTTCACGGCAAGACAGATCCGGATTATCATTACAAAGGTCTCGCAATATACGCCCTCACCGGATTACACGAACATGTAACCGAGCAAATCCTCCTCTATTTCCAACCCGGCGATTCCATACTTGAACTTGGCGCAGGCAGCGGGGCCATGAGCTTACGACTGATCGAGCTCGGATTTCAGGTCACTGCAGTAGACATACTGGCAGAGAGTTTTGACCGGCACGGGACGATCCCCTTCAAAGCGATAGACCTGAATGGATCTTTTTCGCAGGAGTTCACCGCTCATTTCGATGGGATAGTTGCAGTTGAAATTGTGGAACACTTAGAAAATCCGTGGAACTTCCTGAGGGAATGTCGAAATCTTTTAAGTCCGGGAGGAAGGCTCTTGATGACAACGCCGAATGTTGATAATCCGGTGTCAAAGGCGCTTTTCGTGCGACAAGGGTCGTTCATGTGGTTTAATGATTACAATTATGAGACGGATGGCCATATCACTCCCATCACGCAATGGCAACTCTACAAGATTATCTCAGAACACGGGATGAAGGTTGTATCAATCACGTCTTTTGGAGACCCGTACGTATCGGCTAAGAAAGAGTGGAAAAAGCTCTATATCCTCGCCAAGGGTATCGAAAAACTCTATAATAAAAAGAACGCTCTTCTTGGCGAAATCCTTGTCCTCGTGCTATCCGTGTAG